CCATGGGCCGGCTTGCCGGCGGCGACAAGGAGATCGACATTCCGGGCCTGGACCGCAAGGACGAGGTCGGGTCGATGGCGGGTGCCGTCGAAGTGTTCCGGGAGAACATGATCAAGGCCGACGAGCTGGCGGCCCGCGAGGCGGCGGAACTGGCCGCCCGCGAAGAGCGCGCCCGGCATATCGAGGAGGTGACGCGGGCCTTCGACGCCGCGGTCTCCGGCCTCCTCGGCAGCCTTGCGAACGCTTCGGAGGAGATGAAAAGCACGGCCACGTCGATGTCCGAGATCGCCCACACCACCAACGACCGGGCGACGAGCGTCGCCAGCGCGGCGGAGGAGGCCTCGACCAATGTGCAGACCGTGTCGGCGGCGACCGAGGAGCTCTCAAGCTCCATCCACGAAATATCGCGCCAGGTGACGCAGTCCTCGCAGATCGCCGACAAGGCGGTGTCGCAGGCCGACACGACGGATGCGCAGGTGCAGCGCCTGGCCTCGGCCTCGCAGCACATCGGCGAGGTCATCGCACTGATTTCGGAGATTGCCGAGCAGACCAACCTGTTGGCGCTGAATGCGACCATCGAAGCGGCGCGGGCGGGCGAGACCGGCAAGGGCTTTGCCGTGGTCGCCGCGGAGGTCAAGACGCTTGCCGGTCAGACGGCGAAGGCGACGGACGACATCCGCAAGCAGATCAGCGACATCCAGCTCGAAACGGAGGAGGCCGTCGCGGCCATCCAGCAGATCGGCGCGACGATCAAGGACATGAACGAGATCGCGCTCGGCATCTCCTCGGCCGTGGAAGAGCAGAATGCGGCGACGAACGAGATCGCCCGCAATGTGGAGCAGGCCGCCATCGGCACCCGCGAGGTGTCGTCGAACATCCTGGAAGTGACCCGCTCGGCCGGGCAGACCGGGGCGGCGGCAACGCAGGTTACCGGCGTTGCCGGCGATCTCGGCTCCAAGTCGGATCAGTTGCGCGCCGAGGTCGAGACCTTCCTGAAGACCGTGCGCGCCGCATAGCGCGGCGCGACCGGAGGCGCCGGTCAATATATGGCGTTGAAGAGCAGCCCGAGGCCGAGCGAGCCGACGAGCGCAAAGCCGAGATAGGCGGCGAACACCGGAGGGCGGGCGAGCGCATAGACGGCGACCGCCGCCGGGATCGAGGTGACGCCGCCGGCCAGCATGAAGGCCATGCCGGCGCCGGGCGCCATGCCCTGGTCGATGAGGCCACCGACCAGCGGCAGGGCGGCGTAGCCGTTGAGATAGGCGGGCACGCCGACGAGGGTGGCGATGACGACCGGCAGAACGCTCTCGCCGCCGACGAGGCCGACGACGGTGTCGGCCGGGATGTAGGCGACCATCAGGCTTTCCAGGAAGAAGGCGAGCGCCAGCCATTTGCCGAGGAAATTGAGGTTGAAGAGGGCGTTGGTGCGGAATTTCTCGCGCCGGTCCCTCTCCTGCCAGAAGCGCCAGACGACGGGTTGCGGCGCGCGCACGACCCTTGCGCTGCAGCCGCCATTGCCGACGCCTTCGCGCAAGGGGTTCTGGAGCGCGCCGGCGGAGAGCAGCGCCCAGGTGCCGAAGCCGCCGAGAAGGCCGATGGCGACGGCGGCAAAGGTCTTGTAGACGGCAAAGCCGGTCCCCAGCGTACCGACGGTCAACACGAACATGGAGGGATCCATGATCGGCGAGGCGAGCCAGAAGGCCATCACCGCCGGCAGCGGCACGCCCATGGCCAGAAGCGCGGCGATCAGCGGGATGACGCCGCAGGAGCAGAAGGGCGAGAGCGCGCCCATCAGCGCTGCGGCAAGGATCATCCAGGCGGGCTGGCCGGAAAAGGCGCGGGCGATCAGATTGTCGGCGCCGGAGGCCTTGGCAAAGGCGGCAACGCCGATGGAAAGGGCGAGGAAGACGGCGACGCCGAGCAGCGCATCGGCGGTGAAGCGAAGCGAGCGGGCGGCCTGGTCGCTGTCGATGAGGGCAAGCAGGGCGAGCGCAGCGGCCAGCACCAGCCAGACCCTGTCGATGTGGGGCAAGCGGGCGAGGGGACCGTGGGGACGGCGGACGGTTTCGGTGCCATTGGACATTTTCTGTCTCCGGTCGGGCTCCGCCTTTGAGCGGAGAAATGACGGGCAGCGTCGCCGTCAGGCGACGTCGTCGGATCTGGTGTCGGCGTCGTCCACATCGAAGCCGCGGCAGCAGGCTTCGAACAGGAAGTCGCCGAGGCCGCGAAGCCGATCGAAATGCGCCGTGGTGCGGACCTCGCGCCCGGCCTTTTGCTGGGTGACCAGGCCGGCGCGGGCGAGTGTTGCCAAATGGTGGGCGAGCGTCGAGGCCGGCACCTTCAGCCGCTCCTGGATCGCGCCGACCGCAAGGCCGCCCGGGCCGGCCCTGACGAGCAGGCGGACAAGACGGAGCCGTGTGCGGTTGCCGAGGGCGGCAAAGGCGTCGGCGGCGTTCTTTTCGGAATAATCGGCGGGCATGGGACGGTCCGAAAACGGGAGGCCGGGCCACGACAGCGTGGCGGTCTCGGTGTGAAAGAACGATATCACTAGTTTTCTGGTTATGTCGAGTGATTCGTTTCGAGGCTGCCATCTGTCAATGTATGCAATGCATATATGTGAATGCGTCGAGCTGTCGCAGGGGCGTCGCGGCCCGCGCAACAGGATCGGACGCCGTCGCGGGTGACCGGGCCTGTCTTCACCGCGACCCACGCCCGGACAGATATCATCATCAAATCAATTCATTAATGCCGTTCACGCGGTGCGATTGGCAGTGATGTCCGGCGGCTGATCGGCGCCCGCGGGCCCAAGCCCACCGCCTGATATTAAATACGTAGTTAACGGTTCATTATCCATTCGGAGCGATTGTTACTACGCAGTTTTAGCAGGCGGAAGAAGGCCCGAATTCTGCACACGCCAAGCGAAGCGGTTGGGACCCCGTTTTTGAGTTAGATGCCCAACAAAATAAACAACCGGCCACCTCTCAAACCCAAGCGAGATAACAAGGTGCTCAAGAACCTCAAGATTTCCACCAAGGTCTTTGGCGGATTCGCCATCGTCCTTGCCCTTCTCGTCCTGATCAGCCTGACCGGCGCCATCAACCTCATGGACGGCAACGACAGCTTCAAGCGCTATCGCCACATTGCGCTGCAGACGGCGCAGGCGGGCCAGGTGCAGGCCAACCTCCTGGAATCGCGGGTCGCGGTTCTCAACTTCCTGCGCAACGCGTCGCAGGAAAACATCGCCGCCGTGAAGGAGCGGGCAGAGCGGACACTGGCCCTCAACGAGGAGTTCGACACCCTCGTCAACAGCGATGACAAGAAGAAGCTCATCGCCGCCACCGGGACCGATCTCACCACCTACCTGGCCGCCTTCCAGGACATGACCAAGTACCAGGCGACGCGCGACGACCTCTTGAACAATGTGCTGAACGTCAAGGGTCCGCAGATGGAGCGCAACCTGACCAAGATCATGCAGAGCGCCTATCAGGACAACGATGCCGGGGCGGCCTACCATGCGGCGGCCGTGCAGCGAAATCTCCTCCTGATGCGGCTCTATCTCCTCAAGTTCATCGAGAGCAACGACGCGGCGGCCTATGAGCGCACGGTCGCGGAATCTGCCGAGACGACCAAGAACCTGCAATCCCTTCTCGGCGAGCTGCAGAATCCGATGCGGCGGCGCCTCGCCACCGAGGTTGTGGAGCTGCACTCGGCCTATGAGGAGGCCTTCAAGGGCATGCATGCGGCGATCCTTCAGCGCAACGCGCTGGTCAACGACCGCCTCAATACGATCGGCCCGAAGGTCGCCGCCGAGATGGACAAGCTGAAGCTCGACATCAAGAACGAGCAGGAAACCCTCGGTCCGGCGGCCAGCCAGGCGATGGAGACCGCCGTTTACGTCGCCGCCGGCGTGGCGCTGGTCGGCGTCGTCCTCGGCATCCTCGCCGCCTGGTTCATCGGCATCGGCATCTCCCGCCCAATCAGCGCCATGACCGACGTCATGCGCAAGCTCGCCGACGGCGACAAGACTGTCGATATCCCGGGTCTCGACCGCAAGGACGAGGTCGGGTCGATGGCCGGCGCCGTCGAAGTGTTCAAGGAAAACATGATCAAGGCCGACCAACTGGCCGCCAGCCAGGCCGAGGAGCGCAAGGCCCGCGAGGAGCGCGCCCGCAAGATCGAGGACCTGACCAAGGGCTTCGATTCCAACGTCTCGGAGCTGCTGCAGGCGCTGAGTGCGGCGGCCAACGAGATGGAGAACACGGCGTCCTCCATGTCGGAAATCGCCAACGGCACCAACCAGCGGGCAACGACGGTCGCCAGCGCCGCGGAGGAAGCCTCCACCAACGTGCAGACCGTGTCGTCGGCGACCGAGGAGCTCTCCTCCTCGATCCAGGAGATCGCCCGCCAGGTGGCCCAGTCCTCGCAGATCGCCGAGAAGGCCGTCCAGCAGGCCGACCACACCGACGGTCAGGTGCAGAATCTCGCCGAGGCCGCACAGCGGATCGGCGAGGTCGTCAGCCTGATTTCCGAGATCGCGGAACAGACCAATCTCCTCGCCCTTAACGCCACGATCGAGGCGGCCCGGGCCGGCGAGACCGGCAAGGGGTTCGCGGTGGTCGCGGCCGAGGTCAAGGAACTGGCCAGCCAGACCGCCAAGGCGACCGACGACATCCGCGCCCAGATCCTCGGCATCCAGACCGAGACCCAGGATGCCGTCGCCGCGATCCAGCAGATCGGTTCCACGATCAAGGACATGAACCAGATCACGGTCGGCATCGCCTCGGCGATGGAAGAGCAGAACGCGGCGACCGACGAGATCGCCCGCAATGTGGAGCAGGCCGCGATCGGCACCCAGGAGGTCTCCTCCAACATCGTCCAGGTGACCCATGCGGCCGGCGAGACCGGCGCGGCGGCGACCCAGGTCACTGGTGTCGCCGGCGACCTCAACGCCAAGTCGCTGCAGTTGAAGTCGGAAGTGGAGCAGTTCCTGGCCGGCGTCCGCGCCGCCTGATCGACGCGCCGGAAAAAGAGAATGCGACGCCGGGCGGGGCTTCCCCGCCCGGTTTTCTTTTCGCCGGAGGGAGCTGCGTCCATGGCGTCTTCCCCTGGACAGGACGGCGAACTGAGTCGCCGGTTTTCGGGGATGTCGCGGTCGCGCCCTGGTTGCGAGGGTGTGCGATGCCTATTTTCGCGCCCCTCTTAACATTTTTTTTAGGCGGTACTTTTTGGTTTTTCCTGAATGATTTCCGACCATCGATCGCTGAAATCGACTACTTCGGAGCGCACGGTAAAGTTTATCGTTAACGTCCCGTTAACCGTGTTTTTCCAGAACGGATATGTCGTCGGCAAGTCTTTTCTGTGTATAAAATCAAATACGCAGTAATAAAAATCGCGAAGTCATGCGATCTGCCGACACGTCGAATGCACACGCCAACCGGGACATTTGCCGTGTTCAAGAACTTCAGGATCTCAACCAAGGTCTTCGGCGGATTTGCCGTTGTTCTAGCCTTTCTCCTACTGATCAGCCTCACCGCCGGTTTCAGCCTGCTGCAAAGCAATGACGGGTTCCGGCGCTATCGGCACATCACCGATCAGACGACGCATGCCGGTGCGGTCCGGGACAATCTCCTGGAAACCCAGCTCTGGGCGCTGCGCTATCTGGAAGATCCGTCGGAGGAACGGCTCACCAATGCCCGCAAGCGGGCGGAGGAGACGGTCCGGCTCGTCGATGCGTTCGACGATCTCGTCAACAGCGCTTCGAAGGTTGCGATCATCACCGCGGCGAAGACCGAACTGAAAGCCTTTCTGGAGGGCTTTGAGGAGGCGGTACGGCTGCAGCAGCGGCGCGAGGACCTGGTTCGCAACACGCTCTACGACGTCGGGCCGAAGATCGAAGACCAGCTCACGGAGATCGCGCGGCAGGTCCGGGTGGACCAGGACGGCAATGCCGCGTTCCTGGCCGACGAGGTTCGCCGGCACCTGATGTCGATGCGCCTCAACGTGGCAAAATTCCTGAACGACAACGAGCAGGCCTCCTTTGACGGTGCAATGCGGGAGGCGGCTGCCGCGCGCGAGGTTTCGGACCGGCTGATGTCGACGCTTGGGATCCCGGCGCGGCGCGAGCAGGTCCGGCAGGTCGCGGCCCTGCAGACGAGCTACGAGACGGCCTTCAAGGAGGTGCACGAGACTGCCATGGCCCGCAACGCGATCGTGGGCGACACGCTCAATACGATCGGCCCGAAGATCGCTTCGGACATGGAAGAGCTGAAGACGGCGATCGAGACCGAGCAGGACACGATCGGCCCGGAAACCAGCCGGATGATGGAAAACGCGGTCTACATCACGGCCGCCGTCGGGACGATCAGCGTCGTCCTCGGCCTCATTTCCGCGTGGCTCATCGGCACCGGGATCTCCCGGCCGATCACCGCGATCACCGGCGTCATGCGCACGCTCGCCGACGGCGACAAGACCGTCGAGATCCCGGGTCTCGACCGCAAGGACGAGGTCGGATCGATGGCTGGCGCGGTGGAGGTGTTCAAGGAGAACATGATCCGGAACGAGGAGATGGCCGCCCGCGAGATGGAAGCAATGAAGGTCCGCGAGAAACGGGCCAAGGAGATCGAGGAGATGACCTCGAACTTCGACCGCAACGTCTCCGAACTCCTGCAATCGCTGAGCGCAGCCTCGACGGAAATGGAGAACACAGCCGCCTCCATGTCGGAAATCGCCAACGGCACCAACCAGCGGGCGACCACTGTCGCCAGCGCGGCGGAGGAAGCCTCGACCAATGTGCAGACGGTGTCGTCGGCGACCGAGGAACTCTCCTCCTCGATCCAGGAAATCGTCCGCCAGGTGGCCGAATCGTCCCAGATTGCCGAACGGGCGGTGAAGCAGGCCGACCATACCGACGGCCAGGTGCAGAATCTCGCCGAGGCCGCGCAGCGGATCGGCGAGGTGGTCAGCCTGATCTCGGAAATCGCCGAACAGACCAACCTCCTGGCGCTGAACGCCACCATCGAGGCGGCCCGGGCCGGGGAGACCGGCAAGGGCTTTGCCGTGGTCGCCGCCGAGGTCAAGGAACTGGCCAACCAGACCTCCAAGGCGACGGACGACATCCGCGCCCAGATCCTCAGCATCCAGACGGAGACCGAGGAGGCCGTCGGCGCGATCCAGCAGATCGAGGCGACCATCCAGGAGATGAACCAGATCACCACCGGCATTGCCTCGGCGATGGAACAGCAGAATGCGGCAACGGAGGAGATCGCCCGCAACGTGGAACAGGCCGCGATCGGCACGCGGGAGGTTTCCTCCAACATCGTGGAGGTGACCCATGCCGCCGGTGAGACCGGCGCGGCGGCGACCCAGGTGACCGGCGTTGCCGGCGACCTCAACGCCAAGTCGCTGCAGTTGAAGGCCGAGGTGGAACAGTTCCTGCGGGGCGTTCGCGCCGCCTGATTTGCGGTTGCGACAGCCTCGACACCGATCAAGCCGGGCGGGGATTTCCCGCCCGGTTTTCGTTCGGCCGCCTGCCCGCAGGGTCAGAACAGGCCGACGACCTCGCCGTCCTCGTTGAGGCCGATGGTCTCGGCCGCCGGCTGGCGCGGCAGGCCGGGCATGGTCATGATCTCGCCGCAGATGACGACGACGAAGCCGGCGCCGGCGGAGAGCCTGACCTCGCGGATCGGCACGCCGTGGCCGGTCGGCGCACCACGCAGGTTCGGGTCGGTGGAAAAGGAATACTGGGTCTTGGCCATGCACACCGGCAGGTGGCCGTAGCCGGCCGCCTCCCACTGGTGCAACTGGTCGCGGATCGTCTTGTCGGCGAGCACCTCGTCGGCCCGGTAGATGCGCTTGGCGACGGTCTCGATCTTCTGGAACAGACTCATCTCGTCGCGGTAGAGCGGGGCGAACTGGGAATGGCCCTCGTCGGCGAGCTCGGCGACCTTTTCGGCCAGCTCGGTGATGCCTGCCGAGCCCTCGGCCCAATGCCGGCAGAGCACGGCCTCGGTCCCCTCCTCGGCGCAGAATTCCTTGACGGCGGCGATCTCGGCCCCGGTGTCGCCAAGGAAGTGGTTGATGGCGACGATCACCGGCACGCCGAACTGCTTCACATTGGCGATGTGGCGGCCGAGATTGAGGCAACCCTCGGCGACGGCGGCGACGTTCTCTGCGGCAAGATCCTCGCGGGCGACGCCGCCGTTCATCTTCAGGGCGCGGATGGTGGCGACGACGACGGCGGCATCGGGATGGAGGCCCGCCTTGCGGCACTTGATGTCGAAGAATTTCTCGGCCCCGAGATCGGCTCCGAAGCCGGCTTCCGTCACCACATAGTCGACGAGCTTCAGGGCCGTCGTGGTGGCGACGACGGAGTTGCAGCCATGGGCGATGTTGGCGAACGGGCCGCCATGGATGAAGGCCGGATTGTTCTCCAGCGTCTGTACCAGGTTCGGCTGCATGGCGTCGCGCAGGAGCACGGTCATGGCGCCGTCGGCCTTGATGTCGCGGCAGGTCACGGGATTGCGGTCGCGGCGGTAGCCGATGACGATGTCGCCGAGGCGCTGCTGCAGATCCTTCAGGTCCTTCGACAGGCAGAGGATCGCCATGATCTCCGAGGCGACCGTGATGTCGAAGCCGCCCTGGCGCGGGAAGCCGTTGGCGACGCCGCCGAGCGCGGCGACCACCTCGCGCAGCGCCCGGTCGTTCATGTCGAGGACCCGGCGCCAGGTGATGCGGCGCTGGTCGATGTCCAGCTCGTTGCCCCAGTAGATATGGTTGTCGATCATCGCCGACAGCAGATTGTGGGCCGAGGTGATGGCGTGGAAGTCGCCGGTGAAATGGAGGTTGATGTCCTCCATCGGGACGACCTGGGCATAGCCGCCGCCGGCCGCCCCCCCCTTCATGCCGAAGCAGGGGCCGAGCGAGGGCTCGCGCAGGCAGATCATCGCCTTCCTGCCGATCCGGTTGAGGCCGTCGCCGAGACCGACCGTGGTCGTCGTCTTGCCTTCGCCGGCCGGCGTCGGGTTGATCGCGGTGACGAGGATCAGCTTGCCGTTCGGCCGGTCCTTCAGGCCCTCGATGAAGCCGGCGGAGACCTTGGCCTTGTCGTTGCCGAAGGGCAGCAGGGACTCGCCGGGAATGTCGAGCCTCTTGCCGATCTCCCAGATCGACTTCTTGTCGGCGGCGCGGGCGATCTCGATGTCGGATTTGACGGGCGTTGCGGGCACAGGCGTTCCTCCTCGGTGTCGCTCCCGGCTCTCTTTCTCGTCGGCCGATTGAGCGCGCCCTATCCGGGCGCGCCCGACCATGGCGGCCGGCCGGCCGGGGCACGCGGCCCGGTTCGACCAAACCTGTCTTACCTGCGACACCGGCGCTGCGAAACAGGTCGAAACGGGAAACCTTGCCCGCTGAATGAAAGTTTTGATTGCCGTCGCCGCGCCGGAAAAGTAAGTGTCGTTTTTGAGCAGGTTAAGCAAGGCGTCCGCCGGCCCTCCAATGCTGCGGCGCCGTTTTCGAGAAAGCGCGCAACGACGTGGCCGACAGCGACACCTCGGCGAAGCGTTTCGCCTTCGTGCTCATTCCCGACTTCACGCTGGTCGCTTTTTCCGCGGCGATCGAGCCGCTCCGGCTCGCCAACCGCTATTTCGGCAGGAAGATCTACGACTGGCGCTGTGTGACCTGCGACGGCAACGTCGTGGCCGCCAGCAACGGGCTCGTGGTCCGGCCCGACGGCTCGCTCAGCGACCTCCGGCTCGGGCGGATGGATTTCGACAAGGTCGACACGCTGGTGGTTTGCGCCGGCATCGACGTGGAGAGTTTTTCCAATGCGGAACTCTCCGCCTATCTGAGGAAGCTCGCCGGCAACGGCACGCGGATCGCCGGCATCTGCACGTCGTCCTGGTTCCTTGCCCGCTCCGGCATCCTTGAGGACCGGCACTGCACGATCCACTGGGAGCTGCTGCACACCTTCGCCGAGCGCTTCCCCGACGTCGACGTGCAGCCGGACCTCTTCGATGTGGACGGCAACATCCATACCTGCGCCGGCGGCGTCGCCTCGCTCGACATGATGCTCGACCTGATCGCCGACGACATCGGCGACGAGGCGAGCGAGTGGATCTCCGAGCAGTGCCTCGTCGACCGGGTGCGGACCAAGAACGACCGCCAGAAACTGCCGCTCAACGCGCGGGTCGGCGTGCACAATTCCAAGCTCCTGGCGATGATCGAGGTGATGGAGCAGAACCTCGCCGAGCCCCTGTCGCTGGCCGAGATATCCCGGCGCACCGGGCTGTCGCGGCGCCATGTGGAGCGGCTGTTCCGCCAGCTCCTCGGCCGCTCGCCGGCGCGCTATTATCTCGACCTGAGGCTTGACCGGGCGCGCCAGCTCCTCTTGCAGTCGGATATGGCGATCGTCGACGTGGCGATCGCCAGCGGCTTTGTCTCGGCCTCGCATTTTTCCAAATGCTACCGCGAACTCTACGGCCGCTCGCCCCAGGCCGACCGGCAGGCGAGCCTTGCGGAACGGGCGGCCGGGCCGAAGGGCGGCCGGTAATTTATTGCCTCAATCCCGGCCCTTCTTGTGCGGCCGGCCGAAGTCGGGCGCCGGGGTCTCCTGGCCCGCCTCGATGATCGACTTGCGGATCGAGCGGGTGCGCGAGAAGAGGTCGAACAAGGCGCCGGCGTCGCCCCAGCGGATCGCCCGCTGCATGGCCGAGAGGTCTTCGGAAAACCGCGCCAGCATCTCCAGGATCGCGTCCTTGTTGTGCAGGCAGACGTCGCGCCACATCGTCGGGTCGGATGCGGCGAGGCGCGTGAAGTCGCGAAAGCCGCCAGCGGAATATTTGATGACTTCCGACTTCGTCACCGTCTCCAGGTCGTCCGCCGTGCCAACGATGTTGTAGGAGATGAGCTGCGGCAGGTGGCTGGTGATCGCCAGCACCAGGTCGTGGCGGCCGGGCTCCATGGTGTCGACGTCCGAGCCGCAGCCGCGCCAGAAGGCGGTCAGCCTGTCGATGGCGTCGCGGCTGGTGCTCTTGTCGGGGGTCAGGATGCACCAGCGGTTCTGGAACAGGTCCGGGAAACCGGCGTCGGGGCCGGAATGCTCGGTGCCGGCGATCGGGTGGCCGGGGATGAAGTGGACCGTGTCCGGAACGTGCGGGGCGATCTGGTCGATCACCGACATCTTGACCGAACCCACATCGGTGAGGATGGCGCCGGGCTTGAGGCTGTCGGCGATGGTCTGCATCGTCGCCTCGCAGGCGCCGACAGGGATGCAGAGGACGACGAGGTCGGCGTCCGCGACAGCTTCGGCCGGATCGAGGGTGTAGACGTCGCCGAGGCCCAGTTCCCGGGCGCGCTCAAGGGTCTTTTCGGACCGGGTGGAGATGGCGATCTCGCGCACCAGGCCCTCGCGGCGTGCGACCTGGGCTAGGGACGAACCGATGAGGCCGATGCCGATCAGCGCCAGGCGGTCAAAGAGGGGCTCTGCCATCGCTTACCGCTCCGTCTGTTCGAGGAACGCGGCAATGGCGGCGACGGTGGCCCGGTTGGCCTCCTCGCTGCCGACGGTCATGCGAAGGGCATCCGCGAGGCCATAGTTGTCGACACGGCGCAGCACGATGCCCTCGGCGAGGAGGTAGGCGTCGGCATCGGCGGCGGTGCGGCCGGCTTCGTCCGGGAAATGGATGAGTATGAAGTTGCCGACGCTCGGCGTGACGGTGAGGCCGAGCTTTTCCAGCTCCGCCGTCAGCCAGGGCAGCCAGCGTGCATTGTGCTCGATGGCGGCCTCGGTGAAGGCGCGGTCGCGGATCGCGGCAACGCCGGCGGCGATCGACGGGGCGCCGAGGTTGAACGGACCCCTGATCCGGTTGACCGCATCGACGATGGCGGCCGGGCCGTAGAGCCAGCCGATGCGCAGGGCCGCAAGGCCGTAGACCTTGGAGAAGGTGCGGGTCATGACGACGTTCTCGGCACTGCCGACGAGCTCGATGCCGGCCTCGTAGTCGTTCTTCTGGACGAATTCGGCATAGGCCGCGTCAAGGAGGAGGATGACGTTGCCCGGCAGGCCGGCATGGAGACGGCGGATCTCGTCGAAGGGGAGGTAGGTGCCGGTCGGGTTGTTCGGATTGGCGAGGAACACGATCTTCGTGCGTTCGCTCACCCGTTCCAGCATGGCGTCGACGTCGGTCGTCAGGTCCCTTTCCGGCGCGACCACGGGCACGCCGCCGGCGGCGCGAGTGGCGATCGGGTAGACCAGGAAGCCGTGCTCGGTGTGGATCGCCTCGTCGCCGGGGCAGAGATAGGCCTGGGCGAGGAGGTTCAGGACCTCGTCGGAGCCGGCGCCGCAGACGA
The sequence above is drawn from the Rhodobium gokarnense genome and encodes:
- the hisC gene encoding histidinol-phosphate transaminase, with product MTTAPDRSRPAPRPGVLDIAPYVPGKSKGTGKTLYKLSSNETPLGPSPAAVAAYKACAEHLELYPDGASTALREAIADVHGLNPDRIVCGAGSDEVLNLLAQAYLCPGDEAIHTEHGFLVYPIATRAAGGVPVVAPERDLTTDVDAMLERVSERTKIVFLANPNNPTGTYLPFDEIRRLHAGLPGNVILLLDAAYAEFVQKNDYEAGIELVGSAENVVMTRTFSKVYGLAALRIGWLYGPAAIVDAVNRIRGPFNLGAPSIAAGVAAIRDRAFTEAAIEHNARWLPWLTAELEKLGLTVTPSVGNFILIHFPDEAGRTAADADAYLLAEGIVLRRVDNYGLADALRMTVGSEEANRATVAAIAAFLEQTER
- a CDS encoding GlxA family transcriptional regulator: MADSDTSAKRFAFVLIPDFTLVAFSAAIEPLRLANRYFGRKIYDWRCVTCDGNVVAASNGLVVRPDGSLSDLRLGRMDFDKVDTLVVCAGIDVESFSNAELSAYLRKLAGNGTRIAGICTSSWFLARSGILEDRHCTIHWELLHTFAERFPDVDVQPDLFDVDGNIHTCAGGVASLDMMLDLIADDIGDEASEWISEQCLVDRVRTKNDRQKLPLNARVGVHNSKLLAMIEVMEQNLAEPLSLAEISRRTGLSRRHVERLFRQLLGRSPARYYLDLRLDRARQLLLQSDMAIVDVAIASGFVSASHFSKCYRELYGRSPQADRQASLAERAAGPKGGR
- a CDS encoding prephenate/arogenate dehydrogenase family protein translates to MAEPLFDRLALIGIGLIGSSLAQVARREGLVREIAISTRSEKTLERARELGLGDVYTLDPAEAVADADLVVLCIPVGACEATMQTIADSLKPGAILTDVGSVKMSVIDQIAPHVPDTVHFIPGHPIAGTEHSGPDAGFPDLFQNRWCILTPDKSTSRDAIDRLTAFWRGCGSDVDTMEPGRHDLVLAITSHLPQLISYNIVGTADDLETVTKSEVIKYSAGGFRDFTRLAASDPTMWRDVCLHNKDAILEMLARFSEDLSAMQRAIRWGDAGALFDLFSRTRSIRKSIIEAGQETPAPDFGRPHKKGRD